tcccacccctcctgccacCACTGCCTGGAGCTGCTCTCATTGCTCTGTCCCACTTCACCTGACCATGGATCGGCCCTGTCCCTTTTCCTTCAGTCCCTGAAGTCCCAGCCTCACAGGCTGTGGTGTGTGACCCACTTTTACTGACCTTGTGAGAATGGAGGGCATTTGCAGCTCAGCTCAGAGCAGGAAACACACCTTATGTCATCTGTCAGGCAACACCAGTCCTGAATTCTGTCCCTGTCCTCCCCATGGGACATCCTCGCTGGCCTAGCTCCCGGCACACACCCTCTTCCCACCTCCATTTTTCAAGGGTCTCAGCCCCTCCTTCAGGCCACTAGTAGATGACACACATACCCATATTTTCCCAAGAAACAACAGCCAGGTGTCTTATGGGACCTAGGAAAGGAAGAGTCCCCAAGGTAGATAAACAGTGTTATGTCTGATTACTGAGACCGGGGCCACATGATTGCCAGGCATGTGTAAAGCGAGAAAACACACAAGGCAAAGCTTATGGAAGCCATGTCTGAAGCTTAGAAGGAAATTCTGGACCCTATCATGGACACTCTTGTAGGAAACGGTGCCCCACTATACTCCTGATGGCACAGAGGGTGATGATGTGTAGGAAAACCCTGAGCActctgaatcagaaagaaatttcagaagGGTAGACTCTGAATGTGAATACATTTGGAGGTGATCTTCACCACtttgttttacatttcctttttgatAATTGCAGAGGAGtgattttgactttaaaaaaccCTGATTATCTGAATCAATCTAAAAGACTTCTTTCATTAGATACAAACCAAAATTGGGAAGAAAGCATTTTGGGGGGTCATTTTCCTtcatgggttttttaaaattattttatattatggcaaaatacatataacataaaaccaTTCTAACCATTTATGACTGCACAGCGAAGTGGGGTGAGGTACATACACGTTTTTGTGCATCTATTACATCAATCTATCgccaagaaaacatttttgcaaTTCTAATGAGGGGTGCCTCCTACCCTTGATGGTACCTCCAACCTCACAAGACATGGTGTCGTGGTCACTGTGGACAAAATGCAGTCCACCCCCCAAGGAGATCCACTGCCCACCAAGACCCACAGCTTGAACCCCCTGGCTTTGACAAGTATATATTCTTCCTCCCTGGCTCAAAAGGAATGCACAGCACAAGCAGGACCCAGTCATGTTTggtgccctcccctcctcccagtccTGAGCCCAGACCAGAACGTGAGTAAGTCTTAATCTCTAGGGACTTCAcattcttatctgtaaagtgagaTCCATAGGCTAGATGACCTCTAAAATTCCACTGGGTTCTAGATTTATGACTGTGACTGAATGAccgaccacacacacacacacacacacacacacacacacatttgagtTGGGAATTAATGGGCTTCAGAGAGAAACCACGACACTTCTTCTGGGTTTACAGAGAGGTAAGAGATTTTCACTTCATGAGGTCCTGCCCAGAATCAGGGGTCAGCAggccactccctctctctgtctgtcaagacCATAAAGAGTATGGATGGTCCATACTCTGCAGTCTCTGATCCCTCCCAGACTTCTGTTCCTAGGACTGGGACTTGCCTGGGGTCCTGCTGGGTAGAGCAGGTCTGGAGCCAGTCCCCCTAACCACCCGTTGAGCTTCACCTTGCGTTTGGGTCCCCAGGAGAGGGAACAGGGCCAGAGGGATGACAGGAGAGCAAGGGGAGTGGGGCCCGGGGAACCCCAGACCCGAGTGTCTCCTGGAtcccagcccagggcagcacTGATGGTGGGAGGTAGTGGGTACTGCCCAGAGGCTGAGCTGAAGGGACAGCAGGGCCCCAGAGTCGCTTCTGGATCATTACGGCCTCCCTGAGTCTGCATAGCTCACTGCCTCACAGAAATGTCCTCCCCCTGTGGCCTGGGTAGCTCTGAGCTCCAGGGGATGCCTACAGCCTGTCACAGCTCCTGGGACCCTCCCATGTGAGTTTTGGGAGaacttttctcctcctctgagtattcagagtataaataaataacacgAATAATAATAGCTGATATTCATTGATGGCTGACTGTGGGCTGGGTGCGGCTCTGAGcgttttatattatttcatttcatccaaACCCTGACCCCATGTAAGCGCATTAACCTCTGTTTACAGAGACGGAGAAGAAAGGGTCAATCACAGAGATGGACTGGGTGATGCTGGGATGGAAGCCGGCAGCTTCCTCAGGCAAGCACAGGTTGATCTCACACACGGGGGCCAGCGTCCCCCTGCCACCGAGGCCGTCCCCTCCCTCCAGGCTATGGGAGCTGCATCTAGGCTGGGGTTCCAGGGAGGAGGTGAAGTCTAATAACTTCTGGGTAATTGACTACAAGAAAGCGAGCCCAGAAGAGATGAAACCTTGATGCCTTGGAAGGTTCACGTCACAAGCCAACCAGTTGTTTTCCATCCCCTTCAAGAAGGACTAACTGAAGGTCAACAACAGGAAGAACTTCCAATTACCAGAAGGGGTAGCATGGACATCCTCTGTCACAGTCAGTCTTGGGTGAGGGGCTGTCCCTGCCTTGACTAATAGTTGGAGTCAGAGGGAAGGGGTTTGGCATCACCCCCTCAGAGAATCCCCAGTCACAGAATcagtgggggtaggggaagccCTGGGGCCTCAGCCCTGGGGGAACCAGGGCACAAACACGGAAAACCAGGGGACGTCAGTTCTTATCTGGAGCTCATTAATGGGGAACATTAGTCAGCTGTGAAGGCCAAGATGGGGTGATAGGCATgcgggtgggcaggggtggggggtaggggcagcCGTAGGAGAGACAAGGTAAGGGCCTAGACTCCACCTCTACCTCACGTGTCCCAATCCAGGATGGAAGAAGCCTATATAGGCCCCTGGCCCAGCCTCCCCAGAGaccctgagagagagacagagacagagagcgagagagaccgTGCTCCACAAACCTCCTTCCGCCACAACTGCAGGGCCAGCCCACAGCATGTGGGAACTCCGGTCCATAGCCTTCTCCAGGGCCGTGTTTGCAGAGTTCCTGGCCACGCTCCTCTTCGTCTTCTTCGGCCTCGGTTCGGCCCTCAACTGGCCACAGGCCCTGCCCTCCGTGCTGCAGATTGCCATGGCCTTCGGCCTGGGTATTGGGACCCTGGTCCAAGCTTTGGGCCACATCAGTGGGGCTCACATCAACCCTGCTGTGACTGTGGCCTGCCTGGTGGGCTGCCACGTCTCCTTTCTCCGAGCTGCCTTCTACGTGGCTGCCCAGCTGCTGGGGGCTGTGGCAGGGGCCGCTCTGCTCCATGAGATCACACCACCTGACATTCGAGGGGACCTGGCTGTTAATGCAGTGAGTAACCAGAACGTTGTCCTTTCCACAACGGGAGGTCCTGGGGAGTCCCTTGGAAAGGGTGAGATGGGAGGGACCAGATCTGGGTGAGGGtctgggtggggagagagaaaggtggggaggggggaaggagaagagagggagagatgttgGAGCCAGGAGCACAGGTACCGTAAAGGAGCCAGGGTAGAAGGAGCGATGAGGTCAGAGCAGAGGCAGGATCCAGGCGGGTCTTCTGGCACCTTCTGCCCTGAGCCTCACGGAGGAAGAGCAGCATCAAGGTTGTTGCAGACTTGATGCCCACATCACAGTGAGGGCTGGGCCAGATCTCAGCCGAAGACACAGTCCCAAAGCAGATATGCTTTCTGAACTGGGAGGAACCTCAGAGTGCTAGTCCCAAGGGTTTTCTCGAGGAAAGAAGGATCCAGTGTTTTTTCAGCATCCGCGTGCGAGCTTCACAGCAATCTCCTCACAAGCCACATGTGGACACCTCACAACTGAGCTTTGAGACAGGGAGGGGTATATCCATTGCTTAAGGTGCCAGAAGCCAGCCTTCAAACCCAGGCTTGACGGCAAGACTCATGATCTTTCCACCTGACTCTTGTACCCTCTCTGAGCCATCACCTAAGACTTGttaaggaaaccgaggctcagagaaggggagggatggACCAAGAGTTCTACAGTTTGTCAATACCAGAGAAAGCACCAGAACCTAAGGCAAAGCTGAAGAGGCAAGGTCTCTGCAGATCCTGGAGAGGGTCCCCAGAGCCCGTGACTAACTGCTGATTACATGAACGATGGCTAATTGGACACCTTAGGCATTTTGAGAGCTGGGGAGGATGCCGCAATCCCTCCCTTTCCTCGTTCTCACCTCTCCTACCCTCTCTCCTGGGTCTGTGCAGCTCTCTGGCCTCTGAGGCCATGGGTGCGGCGGCAGAGTCTGTGTCCCCTCAGTAcacctctccctccatcccccttcCTAAGTCAGGGCCACAAGCACCCCATCCCTGCCTCGATGCCCTGCCTTTCCCCGGGCTGCTGGATAAAAGCTCCGATGTCTCTGAGGAGTCCTACACGGTTTCTGGGGCCGCCTCCTCCTTTGCAAGGGGCAGAAATGTCCCAATTGAggaaattttttattcttcaaaatggaaaatatgaggAGGCTGGGGGCTCAGGGATGAGAAAAGGCTAGAGTGGCCATGGTGGGAGACAGACTGAGGAGTGTGACCCTTTCCAGTGAGAATGAAATGAGTTCTGTTCCCAGCAAGGAGAGGGCCAGTTAAACTGCCAGAGGAACTTCCTGAGAGTATGTATGGCCCAGAAAGTCTCAGAATGAGTGGCTGGAGAATCTCCTCTAACAGCAAAATAGTGGGAATGTTAAGGGGCCATGGAGACACTCACTCCTGCTTCCCCATCATCTGACAGTCAACTGGTGCCCTCAGAAGGGAAGGGTCTGGGCCGGAGAGGGTCTCAGCATTTACCTGCTCAGCATTTACCATCTTGAGGAACTAGGGAGAACCCTGCCTGGCTGGAATAGGGCAGCAGTGGGACTGAACTGTCTAGAGGCTAGAAAGCTAGATGAGACTGTTCCAGACTCATCCCCAAGACTGTTGGAAGAACCAAGAACCCCAAGACTGTTCCAGGCACCTCTGAGGTCACTGGAAAGGCTGGCCTAGACACCAGAAAGTTACCACTGACATGCCCCTGCTCTTTGCCCGGCAAGGTACCACCTACTTCTCGGTATAACACTGTAAGATGAATTCTGTGATCCCTCTACCCTGAttgggaaatggaggctcagcATTCAGTGTCTCCAATCACAGAACCGGCTGGTGTCAGCACCTAGAAGTGGAGGCAGGGCTGTCCGACACTAAGTCCACGTTCACACTTCTCCCTTAGAAAAGCCACTTACCAGTGGGGATGGGGCTGAGGCTCTGCTCTTATCATTTCTAGTCCTCACACAGCCCTCCGGAATCTGttttgttatctccattttaaggAAGGTCAAACCGAGGCTGAAGTAGTAAATAGGGTCCCATGGCAGGTTACAGGCCTCCAAAGTATGCCTTCAAAGCTCCTTTCACGAACCCCCACTAGAGGCTCTAACATTGGACTAGGGGAGTGGGGGGCATGAGGTTAGACCCTAGAGACCCAAGGACGCCAGCCCGATGGCTAGGACCCAAGAGTGGGGGTTCGGGGCCTGGAGAAAAAGCGTGGGAGCTGAGAGCTGTCCTAGTGCCAACCGGTGCAGTGCCCAGAGCTTGAGGGCAGGGTGTAGGACGCAGGATGACAAAACCCAGGGAGAAATCCAGTGCTGGGTGCGGCCCGGTTATGAAATAGCCTCTTTGCTCGGCCCCAAGTTCTCTCATTACCCAAGGTGGGGTCTGCCAGGACCATGGGCACCCCACCTGGTCCACAGGCCCCTCCACACCATGGTACAGGGCACCAGCGCCCCCACCCTAACTTCATAGGATATGCAGGGAACAAAGCCACAGGGCAAAACTCAGGCCTGAAACACAGTGTGGAACAGGCAAGATCTGGGGGGGTCAGGCAAAGGTGAAAGGAAAGAGTGGCACACTGGGCTGATGGGGTAAGGGGATGCACCAGGACGGTCCTCAGGCCCAAGTCCCAAGACCCCCCTGGGGGCCCTTTGCCCACAGGAGGAAAGACTACAGGCCTCTCGTTACCTCAGTAGATCTTAAGCCCTTGAGAGCAAAGAAGGCCTTTCTGTTACCCGCCCGAAATCTTCCTGCTGCAGTCAAGACCTCTTCCCTTCTCGTTGTTCAGGAAACAAATTATGCACCTCAGCATCCTTTTCCTCTCACCTTGGGCACACAGTCACAGCCCCCCAAAATCTAATGGGCTATGGGGTTGTTTTCCTACCTCTGGCCTGGGGATCACCTGCAGTCCTGGGGTCCATCCCCCTACCTTTGGGCCACAGCCCGGGAAGAAGCCATAATTCATTTGAGCTAATGGGTCTGGGGAGCCCAGTTGTTTCAGTCCCAGCCCAGAGGCCTCCCTGGAGCCTTGGCTGCAGATGGGCCTGAAGACGCAgccagagtggggagcctgctcagCATGCCGCCACCCACCCCATCTCTTTCGCCAGCTCAGCAACAACACAACAGCGGGCCAGGCTGTCACGGTGGAGCTCTTTCTGACCCTGCAGCTGGTGCTCTGCATCTTCGCCTCCACAGATGAGCGGCGGGGAGACAACCTGGGCACCCCCGCCCTCTCCATCGGTTTCTCTGTGGCCCTGGGCCACCTCCTTGGGGTAGGTCATGGCCATTGCTCTAGCCTTTCCGGAGGCACAGACGTACAGACCTTCCCCAAAgaagcagacacacagaccaCTCTAGAAAGAGATACACATACCTCCCAAGAGTGACAGACACAAAGACCACCCCCCCCAGGGGACAGATACACAGAACTCCCCAGAGGGACAGTCATGTGGCCACCCCAGAAGGTTTGAATCCCTGGTACCCCAAAGGAACAGATCTCGCGCCAGCCTTCAATGAATACAGAACATTGAACATATAGGGACCAACTGCCCATCCCAGGATTCCCTTGAGGTTAAGGTCAAGTGCTAGAGAGGGCCACAAGGACCCCCTGCTCTGTCATCACCATATCCACTGCCTCCCCTTACAGATCCACTACACCGGCTGCTCCATGAACCCTGCCCGCTCCCTGGCTCCTGCTGTGGTCACCGGCAAGTTTGACGACCACTGGGTAATGACTGAAaactccctgccttccttccaccTTCCCCTCCCTCAGACACCCATCTCCAGGAGGGCTGGAATAGAGTGGGGTCAGAGCTCAGAGAACCTCAGCACCTGTCCTGTGGAGCCTGGGGTTCCACCTTCCCAGCCAGTGCGGACCCTCCATTTCCACATGCCTCAGAGCAGGTAATAGCAGCGGCTGC
This genomic interval from Mustela erminea isolate mMusErm1 chromosome 6, mMusErm1.Pri, whole genome shotgun sequence contains the following:
- the AQP2 gene encoding aquaporin-2, with the translated sequence MWELRSIAFSRAVFAEFLATLLFVFFGLGSALNWPQALPSVLQIAMAFGLGIGTLVQALGHISGAHINPAVTVACLVGCHVSFLRAAFYVAAQLLGAVAGAALLHEITPPDIRGDLAVNALSNNTTAGQAVTVELFLTLQLVLCIFASTDERRGDNLGTPALSIGFSVALGHLLGIHYTGCSMNPARSLAPAVVTGKFDDHWVFWIGPLVGAVLGSLLYNYVLFPPAKSLAERLAVLKGQEPDADWEEREVRRRQSVELHSPQSPPRGSKA